The following are encoded together in the Bombus pyrosoma isolate SC7728 linkage group LG17, ASM1482585v1, whole genome shotgun sequence genome:
- the LOC122577002 gene encoding uncharacterized protein LOC122577002 isoform X2, giving the protein MIRNPAVPTFGSTVELTTSRLYLEFKFWRAGHLSEHGAECQSPYASLLSSRASALYVKEHRRPFDNYLIMFIQPSKDETANDYLDLNFWFSIILAS; this is encoded by the exons ATGATACGAAATCCTGCAGTGCCAA CATTTGGCTCAACGGTGGAACTCACTACGAGTCGACTCTATCTCGAATTCAAGTTCTGGAGAGCAGGCCACTTATCAGAACATGGCGCTGAGTGCCAGTCACCATATGCATCGCTTCTTTCGAGCCGAGCAAGTGCACTATATGTG aaagagCATCGCAGACCTTTCGATAATTACCTAATCATGTTTATTCAGCCTAGCAAG GACGAAACAGCAAATGATTATCTAGACCTAAATTTCTGGTTCTCTATAATTTTGGCAAGCTAA
- the LOC122577002 gene encoding uncharacterized protein LOC122577002 isoform X3, translating into MIRNPAVPTFGSTVELTTSRLYLEFKFWRAGHLSEHGAECQSPYASLLSSRKEHRRPFDNYLIMFIQPSKDETANDYLDLNFWFSIILAS; encoded by the exons ATGATACGAAATCCTGCAGTGCCAA CATTTGGCTCAACGGTGGAACTCACTACGAGTCGACTCTATCTCGAATTCAAGTTCTGGAGAGCAGGCCACTTATCAGAACATGGCGCTGAGTGCCAGTCACCATATGCATCGCTTCTTTCGAGCCGA aaagagCATCGCAGACCTTTCGATAATTACCTAATCATGTTTATTCAGCCTAGCAAG GACGAAACAGCAAATGATTATCTAGACCTAAATTTCTGGTTCTCTATAATTTTGGCAAGCTAA
- the LOC122577002 gene encoding uncharacterized protein LOC122577002 isoform X1: protein MIRNPAVPTFGSTVELTTSRLYLEFKFWRAGHLSEHGAECQSPYASLLSSRASALYVVLQNGYANYKEHRRPFDNYLIMFIQPSKDETANDYLDLNFWFSIILAS, encoded by the exons ATGATACGAAATCCTGCAGTGCCAA CATTTGGCTCAACGGTGGAACTCACTACGAGTCGACTCTATCTCGAATTCAAGTTCTGGAGAGCAGGCCACTTATCAGAACATGGCGCTGAGTGCCAGTCACCATATGCATCGCTTCTTTCGAGCCGAGCAAGTGCACTATATGTGGTATTGCAAAATGGTTATGCAAATTAC aaagagCATCGCAGACCTTTCGATAATTACCTAATCATGTTTATTCAGCCTAGCAAG GACGAAACAGCAAATGATTATCTAGACCTAAATTTCTGGTTCTCTATAATTTTGGCAAGCTAA